A genomic segment from Drosophila miranda strain MSH22 chromosome 3, D.miranda_PacBio2.1, whole genome shotgun sequence encodes:
- the LOC117188467 gene encoding uncharacterized protein LOC117188467 — MFKNINSLFLLALAFIAWTVCCYFHEIEEQLGTQGFDVEQYSEHPGLKYNQLTCKNIPKAVPQTFPTFEIICSSFIVLCLTYTWVKLLTFLVERTGQFWQAMKPEEEDTQVKKQLMEQLNSLKTEFEVMSELLKQHQPSVDLEVQTMSGLELQSHSGCSSLELQKCDSGCSEVHLLPSSSSCSNNCSNDVPINELWNQKNDVCSIRGTPRFPDVPAVDQATQSTYISSSQIHIGPNMFNTKPLNLELVRQSRLYARKPSVFLQVSDNCIAGPRDRPRIGGSSCTIALPPPNM; from the exons TCCTGTTGGCCTTGGCCTTCATCGCCTGGACTGTTTGCTGTTATTTTCATGAAATTGAGGAACAGCTGGGCACACAGGGATTCGATGTGGAGCAGTACTCAG AACACCCTGGCTTGAAATATAATCAATTGACTTGCAAAAACATCCCGAAAGCTGTTCCACAAACTTTTCCTACCTTTGAAATAATATGCAGCTCTTTCATTGTCTTATGCCTGACATATACCTGGGTCAAGCTTTTGACGTTCTTGGTCGAGCGGACAGGTCAGTTTTGGCAGGCCATGAagccggaggaggaggacacGCAGGTGAAAAAGCAACTGATGGAGCAACTTAACAGCTTGAAGACCGAATTTGAGGTGATGAGTGAACTACTGAAGCAGCACCAGCCCAGTGTTGATTTGGAGGTACAGACCATGAGCGGACTGGAGCTTCAGTCCCACAGTGGCTGTAGCTCTTTAGAGCTACAGAAATGTGACAGTGGCTGCTCGGAGGTCCACCTACTGCCCAGTAGCAGTTCATGCAGTAATAACTGCAGCAATGACGTCCCCATCAACGAACTGTGGAATCAAAAGAATGACGTCTGCTCGATACGTGGTACCCCCAGATTTCCGGACGTACCGGCGGTAGACCAGGCCACGCAGTCTACTTACATCAGTAGCAGCCAGATCCACATCGGTCCAAACATGTTCAATACGAAGCCCCTCAACTTGGAGCTAGTACGCCAGTCAAGGCTGTACGCGAGGAAACCGAGTGTATTCCTCCAGGTGTCTGATAATTGCATTGCCGGACCCAGGGACAGGCCCCGGATAGGAGGCAGCAGTTGCACAATTGCCCTGCCACCGCCAAACATGTGA